The proteins below are encoded in one region of Methylobacillus flagellatus KT:
- a CDS encoding class I SAM-dependent methyltransferase translates to MWDERYGTEDYAYGKAANTFLAEHFRAIPQGRVLSIAEGEGRNAVFLARQGYAVTAVDSSAIGLEKAGKLARENGVEIECIHADLASFDFGEQQWDGIVSIFCPMPSALKAIVFPKIVKGLKPGGISCWRPTRLGNWNTAPAAARTRTP, encoded by the coding sequence ATGTGGGACGAACGATACGGCACCGAGGATTATGCTTACGGCAAGGCCGCGAATACTTTTCTTGCGGAGCATTTCCGCGCCATTCCCCAGGGCCGGGTCCTGAGCATTGCCGAAGGCGAGGGGCGCAATGCGGTATTTCTTGCCAGGCAAGGATACGCCGTGACTGCGGTAGACAGTTCCGCCATTGGGCTGGAAAAAGCCGGGAAGCTTGCCAGGGAGAATGGCGTCGAGATTGAATGCATCCATGCCGACCTCGCCAGTTTCGATTTCGGCGAGCAGCAATGGGACGGTATCGTCTCGATTTTCTGTCCTATGCCGTCGGCCTTGAAGGCCATTGTCTTTCCCAAGATCGTCAAGGGGCTGAAGCCCGGCGGGATTTCCTGCTGGAGGCCTACACGCCTGGGCAATTGGAATACGGCACCGGCGGCGGCAAGGACGCGGACGCCATGA
- a CDS encoding HlyD family secretion protein — MNPRVKKIVPIVIIAALAAAGLYAWQAMNGDDNTKGLASGNGRIEAVEIDVATKLPGRVEDILVNEGDFVEKGQLLARMQIDVLNAQRDEARAQYQQALNSAVAAQAQVALRESDKRATQALVAQRESELDAAQRRLARSETLSAEGASSIQELDDDRARVRSAQAAVEAAKAQVSAAQAAIDAAKAQVIGARSTVAAAEATIARIEADIADSQLTAPRDGRVQYRIAQPGEVLAGGGKVLNLVDLSDVYMTFFLPQAAAGRLAMGEDARIILDAAPQYVIPATISFVASTAQFTPKTVETESERQKLMFRVKAQIDRGLLHKHLKLVKTGLPGVAWVKVDKQTEWPAELAVKVPE; from the coding sequence ATGAATCCAAGAGTCAAGAAAATAGTGCCCATCGTGATTATCGCCGCCTTGGCTGCTGCCGGTTTGTATGCCTGGCAGGCCATGAACGGCGACGACAATACCAAAGGCCTCGCCAGCGGCAATGGGCGCATAGAGGCTGTGGAGATCGATGTTGCCACCAAACTGCCAGGTCGAGTCGAGGATATCCTGGTCAATGAAGGCGACTTCGTCGAGAAAGGGCAATTGCTCGCCAGGATGCAGATAGACGTGCTCAATGCGCAGCGTGATGAAGCACGCGCGCAATACCAGCAGGCCCTCAATAGCGCAGTCGCCGCACAGGCCCAGGTCGCCTTGCGTGAAAGCGACAAGCGCGCAACGCAAGCGCTGGTGGCACAGCGGGAGAGCGAGCTCGATGCTGCACAACGCCGGCTGGCACGTTCCGAAACGCTCTCGGCAGAAGGCGCCTCATCGATCCAAGAGCTGGATGACGATCGGGCAAGAGTACGCAGTGCACAGGCTGCCGTCGAGGCCGCCAAGGCACAAGTCTCCGCAGCGCAGGCTGCAATCGATGCGGCCAAAGCACAAGTCATTGGCGCACGCTCCACTGTTGCCGCCGCGGAAGCTACCATTGCGCGTATCGAGGCTGACATTGCCGACAGCCAGCTGACTGCTCCCCGCGATGGACGCGTGCAGTACCGCATTGCGCAACCTGGTGAAGTGCTCGCGGGCGGCGGCAAGGTGCTCAACCTGGTAGATCTTTCTGATGTGTACATGACCTTCTTCCTGCCCCAAGCTGCCGCCGGCAGGCTGGCAATGGGCGAAGATGCGCGCATCATCCTCGATGCCGCGCCGCAGTACGTCATCCCCGCCACGATTTCATTTGTCGCCAGCACCGCGCAATTCACCCCCAAAACAGTGGAAACCGAGAGCGAGCGGCAAAAGTTGATGTTCCGCGTCAAGGCACAGATAGACCGCGGACTCTTGCATAAGCACCTGAAGCTGGTCAAGACCGGCCTGCCCGGCGTAGCCTGGGTCAAGGTGGACAAGCAGACGGAATGGCCGGCTGAACTCGCGGTGAAAGTACCGGAGTGA
- a CDS encoding efflux transporter outer membrane subunit, whose product MKTPPPLPFPRSRHQHWQIAIAALCLALAGCQSMAPDYERPAAPVAEHFPQAGTGTADAPSLAWQDYFADTTLQDLIQEALANNRDLRSAIQRVEGARALYGVQRADLFPGLNAQGSFGRSRTPEDMSLIGRPMVLSEYRVGFGITNWELDFWGRIRSLRDAALETFLAAESAQRASAISLVAQVANSYLNLRELDQRILIAEKTIESRQESVRIFQRRFDVGSTSKLDLKQVQALLAQAQTLRYQLQQSRAIELNALTLLVGKPVDLPPASHAFSETKMLHQLKPGLPSDVLTQRPDIIAAEHILKSANANIGAARAAFFPRVTLTTSLGTASRELDGLFDTGSHAWSFAPSISLPIFDGWRNRSNLELANVRRDLAVTSYEQTIQTAFREVADALAAQHSIRQQLVSQQEMLDAQAERARLAKLRYDHGATSYFEVLDAERSLLEVEQQLVQMQRALFSSQVSLYAALGGGSHSITVPPPSTTPAARQPSN is encoded by the coding sequence ATGAAAACACCCCCTCCTTTGCCGTTTCCACGGAGCAGGCATCAGCACTGGCAGATCGCGATTGCAGCCTTATGCCTCGCACTTGCAGGCTGCCAGTCCATGGCCCCCGACTATGAACGGCCAGCCGCGCCGGTGGCGGAACATTTCCCCCAGGCCGGCACAGGCACCGCCGACGCCCCAAGCCTGGCCTGGCAGGATTATTTCGCCGATACCACCCTGCAAGACCTGATCCAAGAAGCCCTGGCCAATAACCGTGACCTGCGCAGCGCGATCCAGCGAGTGGAAGGTGCACGGGCGTTGTATGGCGTGCAACGGGCCGACCTGTTTCCCGGCCTTAACGCCCAAGGCAGCTTTGGACGCTCGCGCACGCCGGAAGACATGAGCCTGATCGGGCGCCCCATGGTCCTGAGCGAATACCGCGTCGGGTTCGGCATCACCAATTGGGAGCTGGACTTCTGGGGCCGTATCCGCAGCCTCAGAGATGCCGCGCTCGAAACCTTCCTTGCCGCCGAGTCTGCGCAGCGCGCTTCCGCCATTTCCCTGGTGGCACAGGTGGCGAACAGCTACCTCAACCTGCGCGAGCTGGACCAGCGCATCCTGATTGCCGAGAAAACCATAGAAAGCCGCCAGGAATCAGTGCGGATTTTCCAGCGCCGGTTCGATGTAGGCTCCACTTCCAAACTGGACCTGAAACAGGTGCAGGCGCTGCTTGCCCAGGCACAGACACTGCGCTACCAATTGCAGCAATCCCGTGCCATTGAGCTCAACGCCCTCACCCTGCTGGTGGGCAAGCCCGTTGATCTGCCGCCGGCCAGCCACGCCTTCTCCGAGACGAAGATGCTGCACCAGCTCAAGCCGGGACTGCCATCTGACGTGCTGACCCAGCGCCCGGACATCATCGCCGCGGAACACATCCTGAAATCAGCCAATGCCAATATAGGCGCAGCGCGCGCCGCATTTTTCCCGCGCGTCACGCTGACCACCTCGCTCGGCACCGCCAGCCGCGAGCTGGATGGATTGTTCGATACAGGCAGCCATGCCTGGAGCTTTGCCCCCAGCATTTCGCTGCCGATATTCGACGGCTGGCGCAACCGCTCCAACCTGGAATTAGCAAACGTCAGGCGCGACCTGGCCGTGACCAGCTACGAGCAAACCATCCAAACCGCATTCCGCGAAGTGGCGGACGCCCTGGCTGCACAGCACAGCATCAGGCAGCAACTGGTCAGCCAGCAAGAGATGCTGGATGCCCAGGCGGAACGCGCCCGTCTCGCCAAGCTGCGCTACGACCATGGCGCTACTTCGTACTTTGAAGTGCTGGATGCGGAACGCAGCCTGCTGGAAGTTGAACAGCAGCTGGTGCAAATGCAGCGCGCGCTATTCTCAAGTCAGGTGAGCCTGTATGCCGCCCTGGGTGGAGGGTCGCACTCCATTACCGTTCCTCCACCTTCAACCACTCCCGCTGCCCGACAGCCCTCCAACTGA
- a CDS encoding CerR family C-terminal domain-containing protein: MNVSSPLSQPLAVREIRSDGLATRKQLLQSAGEVFAERGYSDTTSKEICERANATVGSVNYHFGSKAGLYHAILAEVTQYLLRMDMLEAIAASQRPAKEKLEKILDLVLVAQASQDWQIRLFFRELTSPSPEFINYLRLDTSPKTGIIKQILSEIVGAPADSAMVDHCLLSIFSLCSFPFMADPRVLGHCVSPTSCEVAPLHQHIKRFILAGLDAFAVR, translated from the coding sequence ATGAATGTTTCATCCCCATTAAGCCAGCCGCTCGCAGTCCGTGAAATCCGCTCTGACGGCCTGGCCACGCGCAAGCAGCTTTTGCAATCCGCGGGCGAGGTGTTCGCCGAGCGCGGCTATAGCGACACCACGAGCAAGGAAATCTGCGAGCGGGCGAATGCCACAGTGGGTTCGGTGAACTATCATTTCGGCAGCAAGGCGGGTTTGTATCATGCAATATTGGCTGAAGTGACGCAGTATCTCCTGCGTATGGACATGCTGGAAGCAATTGCGGCCAGTCAGCGCCCTGCCAAGGAAAAACTCGAAAAGATACTTGACCTGGTGCTGGTGGCACAGGCCTCGCAGGATTGGCAGATACGCCTGTTTTTCCGCGAGTTGACTTCACCGTCACCCGAATTCATCAACTACCTCAGGCTGGATACGTCTCCCAAGACCGGCATCATCAAACAGATCCTCAGTGAGATCGTGGGGGCCCCGGCCGATTCCGCCATGGTCGACCATTGCCTGCTGAGCATATTTTCCTTGTGCTCATTCCCTTTTATGGCGGACCCGCGCGTGCTGGGACACTGCGTTTCACCCACCTCATGCGAGGTAGCGCCATTGCACCAGCATATCAAGCGCTTCATCCTGGCCGGGCTGGATGCGTTTGCGGTGCGGTAG
- a CDS encoding ABC transporter permease, which yields MRHLANIYRLGVKELWSLIRDPVMLVLIGYTFTLMIYSSATAVPETLHKAPIAIVDEDASPLSARIISAFYPPHFSTPPLITQSQIDPGMDAGEYTFALHIPPDFQRDVLAGKSPALQLNVDATRMSQAFSGNRYIQEIVLTEVNEFVQRYRSATELPVELALRMRFNPSLIQSWFGAMNEIINNITMLSIILTGAALIREREHGTIEHLLVMPVTPTEIMLAKVWSMALVVLVASTCSLVFVVEGLLKVPIQGSIGLFLLGATLHLFATTSMGIFMATLARNMPQFGMLLILTLLPLQMLSGGLTPRESMPEFVQNIMLLAPTTHFVELGQAILFRGAGLDVVWGSFLALLLIGTVLFIVSLTRFRNTISRMA from the coding sequence ATGCGCCATCTAGCCAACATCTACCGGCTGGGCGTCAAGGAGCTCTGGAGCCTGATCCGCGACCCGGTCATGCTGGTGCTGATCGGCTACACCTTCACGCTTATGATCTACAGCTCGGCCACCGCAGTGCCGGAAACCCTGCACAAGGCCCCGATCGCCATTGTCGACGAGGATGCCTCACCCTTGTCCGCACGCATCATCTCCGCGTTCTACCCGCCGCACTTTTCCACGCCGCCGCTGATCACGCAAAGCCAGATCGACCCGGGCATGGATGCGGGCGAGTACACGTTCGCCCTGCATATCCCACCCGATTTCCAGCGCGACGTGCTGGCCGGCAAGTCGCCTGCGCTACAGCTCAATGTCGATGCCACGCGCATGTCGCAAGCCTTTTCCGGCAACCGTTATATCCAGGAAATCGTGCTCACCGAGGTCAACGAATTCGTACAGCGCTATCGCAGCGCCACCGAGCTCCCAGTCGAGCTGGCGTTGCGCATGCGCTTCAACCCCAGCCTGATCCAGTCATGGTTTGGCGCCATGAACGAAATCATCAACAACATCACCATGCTCTCCATCATCCTTACCGGCGCGGCGCTGATCCGCGAGCGCGAGCATGGCACCATCGAACACTTGTTGGTGATGCCGGTCACGCCGACCGAAATCATGCTGGCCAAGGTCTGGTCCATGGCACTGGTGGTGCTGGTGGCCTCGACCTGCTCCCTGGTGTTCGTCGTCGAAGGCTTGCTGAAAGTGCCCATCCAGGGCTCGATCGGCCTGTTCCTGCTGGGCGCCACCCTGCATTTGTTCGCCACCACCTCCATGGGCATCTTCATGGCGACGCTGGCGCGCAACATGCCGCAGTTCGGCATGCTGTTGATCCTGACCCTGCTGCCGTTGCAAATGCTGTCCGGCGGTCTCACGCCGCGCGAAAGCATGCCGGAATTCGTGCAGAACATCATGCTGCTGGCACCGACCACCCACTTCGTGGAACTGGGACAGGCGATCTTGTTCCGCGGCGCCGGGCTGGATGTGGTCTGGGGTTCTTTCCTGGCACTGTTGCTGATCGGCACCGTGCTGTTCATCGTCTCGCTGACGCGCTTCCGCAACACCATCAGCCGCATGGCTTAG
- the rlmF gene encoding 23S rRNA (adenine(1618)-N(6))-methyltransferase RlmF: MSQRSLPDEKSGLHPRNRHRQRYDFALLVEAHPPLAAFVRLNQYEDASIDFADAQAVKTLNQALLKCYYGIAAWDIPPQFLCPPIPGRADYVHCLADLLAAGNDGNMPYGGNVRVLDIGTGANLVYPIIGQKEYGWHFVGTDINVEALENAQGIVAANPGLAGAIELRLQRNVGAVFSGVVQESERFDLTMCNPPFHASQAAAMAGTERKWHHLERSRGKPTGKGVRRVRSGRMSGNRLNFGGQAAELYCEGGEEGFISRMIKESAAVGAQCLWFTTLVSKAATLPAVYRSLRAVDAYKVKTIDMAQGQKKSRFVAWTFHDTAGQRAWRRQHWRDV, from the coding sequence ATGAGCCAGCGTTCCCTCCCGGACGAGAAATCCGGCCTGCATCCGCGCAATCGGCACCGCCAGCGCTACGATTTTGCGTTGCTGGTCGAAGCCCACCCACCCCTGGCAGCGTTTGTCAGGCTCAATCAATATGAGGATGCCAGCATCGACTTCGCCGATGCGCAGGCCGTCAAAACCCTGAACCAGGCTTTGCTCAAGTGTTACTACGGCATCGCAGCATGGGACATCCCGCCGCAATTCCTCTGCCCGCCGATTCCCGGCCGGGCGGATTACGTGCATTGCCTGGCAGACCTGCTGGCCGCAGGCAATGACGGAAACATGCCATATGGCGGCAACGTCAGGGTGCTGGATATCGGGACCGGCGCCAACCTGGTGTATCCCATCATCGGGCAGAAGGAGTACGGCTGGCATTTCGTCGGCACCGATATCAACGTTGAGGCGCTGGAAAATGCGCAAGGGATCGTGGCTGCCAATCCCGGCCTTGCCGGTGCTATTGAATTGCGTTTGCAGCGCAATGTAGGGGCGGTGTTCTCCGGGGTGGTGCAAGAAAGCGAGCGTTTCGACCTGACCATGTGCAATCCACCGTTCCATGCATCCCAGGCGGCGGCGATGGCGGGCACAGAGCGCAAGTGGCATCACCTGGAGCGCAGCCGCGGCAAGCCTACGGGCAAGGGTGTGCGGCGCGTCAGATCAGGCCGCATGTCAGGAAATCGGCTCAATTTTGGCGGGCAGGCCGCCGAGCTCTATTGCGAAGGCGGCGAAGAGGGATTCATCAGCCGCATGATCAAGGAAAGCGCGGCGGTGGGGGCGCAATGCCTCTGGTTTACCACGCTGGTATCCAAGGCGGCGACGTTGCCGGCGGTATACCGCAGCCTGAGGGCGGTGGATGCCTACAAGGTGAAGACCATCGACATGGCACAGGGGCAGAAGAAAAGCCGTTTCGTTGCCTGGACGTTCCACGACACAGCCGGTCAGCGCGCATGGCGTCGCCAGCATTGGCGGGATGTTTGA
- a CDS encoding aminoacyl-tRNA deacylase — translation MTSLASPVTDLLNAHSIPFTVIEIPLSEDKKPVRNLEELLESQGLDPKSVVRSVLFRTGSDQFILLAVAGGGRADWAILRNHLNERKLRMAEYDEVPEATGYVVGAVPPVALPEGLKVLVDNSVKDYETVVIGSGVLGYALALKGTDLLKLLGDAEQGSFAKV, via the coding sequence ATGACTTCACTCGCCTCTCCCGTCACCGACCTCCTGAACGCCCACTCCATCCCGTTCACCGTCATTGAAATCCCGTTGAGTGAGGACAAGAAACCGGTTCGCAACCTGGAAGAGCTTTTGGAAAGCCAGGGACTGGACCCTAAATCGGTAGTGCGCAGCGTGCTGTTCCGCACCGGTTCGGACCAGTTCATCCTGCTTGCCGTGGCTGGCGGCGGTCGTGCCGACTGGGCGATCCTGCGCAACCACCTCAACGAGCGCAAACTGCGCATGGCGGAATATGACGAAGTGCCCGAGGCGACAGGCTACGTGGTCGGCGCCGTGCCGCCGGTCGCCCTGCCAGAAGGACTCAAGGTGTTGGTGGACAACAGCGTGAAGGATTATGAAACCGTAGTGATCGGCAGCGGCGTACTGGGTTATGCCCTGGCGCTGAAAGGGACGGATTTGCTGAAATTATTAGGCGATGCGGAACAAGGCAGCTTTGCCAAGGTTTGA
- the rbbA gene encoding ribosome-associated ATPase/putative transporter RbbA: MSDTRQQVASAVRLQDVSLHYGKTIALDGISLDIPASCMVGMIGPDGVGKSSLLSLVAGARAVQTGKVEALGGDMSSKQHRDDVCPRIAYMPQGLGKNLYPTLSVEENLQFFGRLFGHDAQERRRRIDDLTRSTGLQKFLDRPAGKLSGGMKQKLGLCCALIHDPDLLILDEPTTGVDPLARAQFWDLIKRIRQERNSMSVIVATAYMDEAQRFDWLVAMDEGQVLATGTPQELLERTGSSSLETAFIALLPEEKKQGHEEVTIPPLPEGDGSNADIAIEAKDLTMRFGDFVAVDHVSFRIRRGEIFGFLGSNGCGKSTTMKMLTGLLPASEGQAWLFGHEIDPRDIDTRRRVGYMSQAFSLYTELTVRQNLVLHARLFHVPEADIPARVNEMVQRFDLEEALDSLPDGLPLGIRQRLSLAVAMVHKPELLILDEPTSGVDPVARDNFWRLLIELSRRDRVTIFISTHFMNEAERCDRMSLMHAGKVLVSDTPANIVAQRNADTLEQAFIDYLVEAGGGTDTGTNDTQQTTPSTPDIAQGSHQAKLRFFSFNRMFSYLWREMLELQRDPVRGGLALAGSMLLMFVMGFGISMDVEDLTYAVLDRDQTTLSQNYALNLSGSRYFIEQPPIRDYQELDQRMRSGELSLAIEIPPGFARDVQRGSRAEIGAWVNGAMPQRAETVQGYVQGIHQQWLQQQAQERLGVTVASAATIETRYRYNPDVRSLPAMVPAVIPLLLLMLPAMLSALSVVREKELGSIINLYVTPVTRTEFLLGKQLPYVALAMLNFLLMVLLAVTVFDVPVKGSFATLALAAFLYSIVATGIGLLASTFTRSQIAALFFTMIASIVPAVQFAGMLNPVSSLEGAGRIVGEIYPTTYMLIITRGVFSKALDFSDLQASFWPLLAAIPVVLVTTVLLLKKQDK, from the coding sequence GTGAGCGACACCCGGCAGCAGGTGGCGTCCGCAGTCCGCTTGCAGGACGTCAGCCTGCATTACGGCAAGACCATTGCACTGGACGGTATCAGCCTCGATATCCCTGCCAGCTGCATGGTGGGCATGATAGGCCCGGACGGTGTCGGCAAGTCCAGCCTTCTGTCGCTGGTGGCAGGTGCAAGGGCGGTGCAGACGGGCAAGGTGGAGGCGCTGGGCGGCGATATGTCCAGCAAGCAGCACCGCGACGATGTCTGCCCGCGCATCGCCTATATGCCGCAAGGCCTGGGCAAGAACCTCTACCCGACATTGTCGGTAGAGGAAAACCTGCAGTTCTTCGGCCGCCTGTTCGGCCATGATGCGCAGGAACGCAGACGACGCATCGACGATCTCACGCGCAGCACCGGCCTGCAAAAATTCCTAGACCGGCCGGCAGGCAAGCTGTCCGGCGGCATGAAACAGAAACTGGGCCTGTGCTGCGCGCTGATCCACGACCCCGACCTGCTGATCCTCGACGAGCCCACCACCGGCGTCGACCCGCTCGCGCGTGCCCAGTTCTGGGATCTGATCAAGCGCATCCGCCAGGAAAGAAACAGCATGAGCGTCATTGTCGCCACGGCCTATATGGATGAGGCGCAGCGCTTCGACTGGCTCGTGGCAATGGATGAAGGCCAGGTACTGGCGACGGGAACGCCACAGGAACTGCTTGAACGCACGGGCTCCAGCTCCCTCGAAACCGCGTTCATCGCGCTGCTTCCGGAAGAAAAAAAACAGGGCCACGAGGAAGTCACGATTCCGCCCTTGCCAGAAGGCGACGGCAGCAACGCGGATATCGCCATCGAGGCCAAAGACCTTACCATGCGTTTCGGCGATTTCGTTGCCGTCGACCACGTCAGCTTCCGCATTCGCCGCGGCGAGATTTTCGGCTTTCTCGGCTCCAATGGCTGCGGCAAATCCACCACCATGAAAATGCTCACCGGCCTGCTGCCCGCCAGCGAAGGGCAAGCCTGGCTGTTCGGGCACGAAATCGACCCCAGGGACATCGACACCCGCCGCCGCGTCGGCTACATGTCGCAGGCGTTTTCGCTCTACACCGAGCTGACCGTCCGGCAGAATCTGGTGCTGCATGCCCGCCTGTTCCACGTGCCGGAAGCAGACATTCCCGCCCGTGTAAATGAAATGGTGCAGCGCTTCGACCTGGAGGAAGCGCTCGACAGCCTGCCAGATGGCCTGCCGCTCGGCATCCGCCAGCGCCTGTCGCTGGCCGTCGCCATGGTGCACAAACCCGAGCTGCTGATTCTCGACGAACCAACCTCCGGCGTCGACCCGGTCGCCCGCGACAATTTCTGGCGCCTGTTGATCGAGCTGTCGCGCCGTGACCGGGTCACCATCTTCATCTCCACCCATTTCATGAACGAGGCCGAGCGCTGCGACCGTATGTCGCTGATGCATGCGGGCAAGGTGCTGGTTAGTGACACGCCTGCGAACATCGTCGCGCAGCGCAATGCCGATACGCTGGAGCAGGCTTTCATCGACTACCTGGTGGAAGCCGGCGGCGGCACTGACACCGGCACCAATGACACCCAACAAACCACTCCCTCAACGCCGGATATTGCACAAGGCAGCCATCAGGCCAAGCTTAGGTTTTTCAGCTTCAATCGCATGTTCAGCTACCTTTGGCGCGAAATGCTGGAGCTACAGCGCGACCCGGTACGCGGCGGCCTCGCCCTGGCAGGCTCGATGCTGCTCATGTTCGTCATGGGCTTCGGCATCAGCATGGATGTCGAGGACCTGACCTATGCCGTGCTGGACCGCGACCAGACCACGCTGAGCCAGAATTACGCGCTCAATCTCTCCGGCTCGCGCTACTTCATCGAGCAGCCACCGATCCGGGATTATCAGGAGCTGGACCAGCGCATGCGCAGCGGCGAACTGTCACTCGCCATTGAAATACCGCCGGGGTTCGCCCGCGACGTGCAACGCGGCAGCCGGGCCGAAATCGGCGCCTGGGTGAACGGCGCCATGCCGCAGCGCGCCGAGACAGTGCAGGGCTATGTGCAAGGTATCCACCAGCAATGGCTGCAACAACAGGCGCAGGAGCGGCTGGGCGTCACGGTCGCAAGCGCGGCCACCATAGAGACGCGCTACCGCTACAATCCAGATGTGCGCAGCCTGCCGGCAATGGTGCCGGCCGTGATCCCTCTGCTGCTGCTCATGCTGCCTGCCATGCTGTCCGCCCTGTCCGTGGTGCGCGAGAAGGAGCTGGGTTCCATCATCAACCTGTACGTGACGCCAGTGACCCGCACCGAATTCCTGCTCGGCAAGCAATTGCCCTATGTCGCACTTGCCATGCTGAATTTCCTGCTGATGGTATTGCTCGCCGTGACGGTATTCGACGTGCCGGTCAAGGGCAGCTTCGCCACACTGGCGCTGGCAGCCTTCCTCTATAGCATCGTCGCCACTGGGATTGGCCTGCTCGCCTCCACCTTCACCCGCAGCCAGATTGCTGCGCTGTTTTTCACCATGATCGCTTCCATCGTCCCGGCGGTGCAGTTCGCCGGCATGCTCAACCCGGTCTCGTCGCTGGAAGGCGCAGGCCGCATCGTCGGCGAGATCTACCCGACGACTTATATGCTGATCATCACCCGCGGTGTGTTCAGCAAGGCGCTGGATTTCTCCGACCTGCAAGCCTCATTCTGGCCGTTGTTGGCCGCCATTCCCGTGGTCCTGGTGACAACAGTGCTCCTACTGAAGAAACAGGACAAATGA
- a CDS encoding YaeQ family protein, producing the protein MALKSTVFKVTLQVADMDRHYYQDHALTLARHPSETDERMMVRLLAFALQAHELLAFGQGMTEDEEADLWRKDLTGKIEQWIDVGLPDEKLVRKACGRADEVLVYAYGGRTAEMWFEQNRNAFARLRNLGVFNLPQAQTKALAALAQRTMTLQCTIQDGQTWLSDGARSVEVSCDRVK; encoded by the coding sequence ATGGCGCTCAAATCCACCGTATTCAAGGTCACCCTGCAGGTGGCGGATATGGATCGGCATTATTATCAAGACCATGCGTTGACCTTGGCGCGCCATCCGTCCGAAACGGATGAACGCATGATGGTGCGCTTGCTTGCGTTCGCATTGCAGGCGCATGAGCTGCTGGCATTCGGCCAGGGCATGACGGAAGACGAGGAGGCGGATCTCTGGCGCAAGGACCTCACAGGCAAGATCGAACAATGGATCGATGTGGGGCTGCCGGATGAAAAACTGGTCCGCAAGGCCTGTGGACGGGCGGATGAAGTGTTGGTCTATGCCTATGGCGGCCGTACGGCGGAGATGTGGTTCGAGCAGAACCGCAATGCGTTTGCGCGGCTCAGGAATCTGGGCGTGTTCAACCTGCCGCAGGCGCAGACCAAGGCTTTGGCAGCGCTGGCACAGCGCACGATGACCCTGCAATGCACGATCCAGGACGGCCAGACCTGGTTGAGCGACGGCGCGCGCAGCGTCGAGGTGTCATGCGACAGGGTGAAGTGA
- a CDS encoding alpha/beta hydrolase, whose translation MRAYIGSFFIAICLMLCMSGRAYSALEESIVQLQTANGVLEGTLLVPEASRGMPVVLLVAGSGPTDRNGNQPGLHHNALLQLSGALAQYGIASLRYDKRGVGQSMGAAPREEDLRFEQYAADVRDWVKWLARDKRFGKITVIGHSEGSLLGMLAARQAKVANFISIAGPGRPADQLLQMQLASQPAEIQAMALPVLERLKQGKTVSPVNPALQALFRPSVQPYLISWFKYDPAKEIAKLKMPILIVQGTADIQVGEEDARLLGFANQDAAVVLIDGMNHILKQSVPDRAQNWNTYTQPELPVMPELTAVLARFIRQDGKLD comes from the coding sequence ATGCGCGCTTATATAGGTTCTTTTTTCATCGCTATCTGCCTGATGCTGTGCATGAGCGGCCGCGCATATTCGGCATTGGAGGAATCCATCGTCCAATTGCAAACCGCCAACGGCGTGCTTGAAGGGACATTGCTGGTGCCTGAGGCGAGTCGAGGCATGCCCGTGGTCCTTCTGGTGGCAGGGTCTGGCCCGACGGACAGGAACGGCAACCAGCCCGGCCTGCATCACAATGCCTTATTGCAGCTATCCGGTGCGTTGGCCCAGTATGGGATTGCGAGCTTGCGCTACGACAAGCGCGGCGTGGGCCAGAGCATGGGTGCGGCGCCCAGGGAAGAGGATTTGCGTTTCGAGCAATATGCCGCCGACGTGCGGGACTGGGTGAAATGGCTTGCGCGGGACAAGCGCTTCGGCAAGATCACCGTGATCGGCCACAGTGAGGGCTCGCTGCTCGGCATGCTGGCTGCGCGGCAGGCGAAGGTGGCGAATTTTATTTCCATTGCCGGGCCAGGCAGGCCCGCCGACCAATTGTTGCAAATGCAACTGGCTTCTCAGCCTGCCGAGATACAGGCCATGGCATTGCCTGTGCTCGAGAGGTTGAAGCAGGGCAAGACGGTCAGTCCGGTGAACCCTGCCCTGCAGGCATTGTTCCGGCCGAGCGTGCAGCCGTACCTGATTTCGTGGTTCAAATATGACCCAGCTAAAGAAATTGCCAAATTAAAGATGCCGATATTGATCGTGCAGGGGACCGCGGACATCCAGGTGGGTGAAGAGGATGCCAGGCTGCTGGGCTTTGCCAATCAGGATGCTGCCGTGGTGCTGATTGATGGCATGAACCATATTCTCAAGCAATCGGTACCGGACCGGGCGCAGAACTGGAATACCTATACGCAACCCGAGCTGCCTGTGATGCCGGAGTTGACTGCAGTGCTGGCGAGGTTCATCCGCCAGGACGGCAAACTGGATTAG